GTGCGTCGGGCAAACTCGCGTTCGTGGGTAACGACGATGATGGTTTGCCTCCGCTCCGTGTTGAGTTCCCGTAGCAGTTCGTAAAGGGCTTGCGCGTTTTTGCTGTCCAACATACCTGTCGGCTCGTCGCAAAAAACGATGTCGGGGTCATTAACGAGAGCGCGGGCGATAGCGACGCGTTGCTGCTCGCCGCCAGAGAGTTGGGAGGGGAAGTTGCGCAAGCGATGCCCCAACCCGACCCGTTGCAACAATGCCGCCGCTTTGTCCAACGCGTCCTTGCGCGGGACGCCCGCAATCAACAACGGCATCGCAGCGTTTTCCAGTGCGGTAAATTCGGGCAGCAAAAAGTGGAACTGAAACACGAAGCCCATCCGCCGGTTGCGAAATTCCGCCAGCGCCTGTTCGTTCAACGCTGTCAAATCCACGCCGTCAAACTCCACGCGCCCTGCGGTCGGTTTATCCAGCCCGCTGAGCAGATAAAGGAGCGTGCTTTTACCCGACCCCGACGGACCGACGATGCTGGCGAATTCGCCCCGCTGAAATGCCAGCGTGATGCCCTTGAGGACTTCCGTCGGTGTCTGCCCGTCAAACATCTTTCGCACCTCGCGACATGCCAGGATGGGTTTTTCCATCTCACATCACCTTAAGCGTCACACCTGTCGCGCCTACACCGAGGCGCTGCGGATGATGTCCACGGGGTCGTAACGCGCCGCCAAACGCGCGGGGAAC
This region of bacterium HR17 genomic DNA includes:
- the lolD gene encoding Lipoprotein-releasing system ATP-binding protein LolD, whose protein sequence is MFDGQTPTEVLKGITLAFQRGEFASIVGPSGSGKSTLLYLLSGLDKPTAGRVEFDGVDLTALNEQALAEFRNRRMGFVFQFHFLLPEFTALENAAMPLLIAGVPRKDALDKAAALLQRVGLGHRLRNFPSQLSGGEQQRVAIARALVNDPDIVFCDEPTGMLDSKNAQALYELLRELNTERRQTIIVVTHEREFARRTDRIIQLQDGQVVADERLR